A stretch of Limanda limanda chromosome 7, fLimLim1.1, whole genome shotgun sequence DNA encodes these proteins:
- the calcoco1a gene encoding calcium-binding and coiled-coil domain-containing protein 1: protein METDWRVEFRNVGCSYFPQSRVECHYTLRSWHNWASSDWIGLFKVEWTSLKDYHTFVWALAPADYQEGTDVNCCVHFQASYLPKSSSQEYEFVYIDAKGEVCSRSSKFTFSAPKPLEDLVTLEEESHEEEGGTGMLLVIPRAELLQSRLQECLRERAELLQVQEAASRQMEKEKDEHRRTRENWDRRCTELGREISRLQRELRQSREQIKETERKQKEEQALGESLAQEKSALLDARESSEERIKELEEDIKILTLRTVERETDAERMKERAKRAGAQRKEEESERKSLQTKLEQTEGELRSLSKEFQGLRTSLAQRDTSVLQLQNTITTLTQKLTTAHRKEAASEAVLKEMRSLRERLNTSERSAEGLKCDLGIMVANRDHGQTEVHQARLMAAQLTLQLADSSLALREGRAHWTQERQSLQRATEKDHEQLEKLNLELQRMEERLQEERMERVKLEVELGREKDCNRVQLSETRRELQELKTSLRVGQKEKEQIMGEKQELMEYICQLEQRMGAVSGAKWSAALIASTGRADSVLSDSEDENPEALQPLRPPRPLGHYSLCEQGRPDSLLLATPPPSPREMERSAVVINQPAPLSSPRQANADTLTHSSDSEEESDPVQCATHISGEETALLLPELTDAVLSDLADTSLW from the exons atggagacggatTGGCGAGTGGAGTTTCGGAACGTGGGCTGCAGTTACTTTCCTCAGAGCAGAGTCGAGTGCCACTACACACTGAGGTCTTGGCACAACTGGGCCAGCAGTGACTGGATAGGGCTCTTCAAG GTGGAATGGACATCACTGAAGGACTACCACACATTCGTGTGGGCACTAGCCCCGGCTGACTATCAAGAGGGCACAGATGTCAACTGCTGTGTGCATTTCCAGG CCTCTTACCTTCCCAAGTCCAGCTCCCAAGAGTATGAGTTTGTCTACATTGATGCTAAGGGAGAAGTGTGCTCCCGCAGCTCCAAATTTACATTCTCTGCACCCAAGCCACTGGAAGATCTGGTGACCCTTGAAGAGGAGTCccatgaagaggaaggaggcaCAGGCATGCTGCTGGTTATACCCAGGGCTGAACTGCTGCAG AGTCGACTGCAGGAGTGTCTGCGAGAGCGGGCCGAGCTGCTGCAGGTGCAGGAGGCGGCAAGCAggcaaatggaaaaagaaaaggacgAGCACAGGAGGACAAGGGAGAACTGGGACAGACGATGCACGGAGCTGGGAAGGGAAATTTCCAGGCTGCAGAGAGAGCTGAGGCAGAGTCGAGAGCAGATCAAGGAGacggagaggaagcagaag GAGGAGCAGGCTCTCGGGGAATCACTGGCCCAGGAGAAAAGTGCTTTATTGGATGCGAGGGAGTCGAGTGAAGAGCGAAtcaaagagctggaggaggacatcAAAATCCTCACACTGAGAACGGTGGAAAGAGAGACTGATGCGGAAAG GATGAAGGAAAGAGCAAAGAGGGCAGGAGctcagaggaaagaagaagagagcgagaggaagagcCTGCAG ACCAAGCTGGAACAGACAGAAGGAGAACTCAGAAGTTTGTCGAAGGAGTTCCAGGGTCTGAGGACCTCACTGGCCCAGAGAGACACCAGTGTCCTTCAGCTCCAAAACACCATCACCACTCTCACACAGAAACTCACCACTGCACACAGGAAAGAG GCGGCGAGCGAGGCCGTACTGAAGGAGATGCGCAGCCTGCGGGAGCGTCTGAACACCAGTGAGCGCTCCGCCGAGGGCTTGAAGTGTGACCTGGGCATCATGGTGGCCAACAGGGATCACGGGCAGACCGAAGTGCATCAGGCTCGTCTGATGGCCGCGCAACTCACCCTCCAGCTGGCAGATTCCAGTCTTGCGTTGAGAGAGGGAAGAGCCCACTGGACCCAGGAGAGGCAGAGTCTGCAGCGTGCGACTGAG AAGGATCACGAGCAGCTGGAGAAACTCAATTTGGAGTtgcagaggatggaggagaggctgcaggaggagaggatggagagagtgaaGCTGGAGGTGGAGCTCGGGAGAGAAAAGGATTGCAACCGG GTTCAGCTGAGTGAAACCCGCagggagctgcaggagctgaagaCCAGCCTGAGGGTCGGCcagaaagagaaggagcagaTAATGGGAGAGAAGCAG GAGCTGATGGAGTACATCTGTCAGCTGGAGCAGAGGATGGGAGCAGTGTCCGGTGCCAAGTGGAGCGCTGCCCTGATCGCCTCTACAG GGCGGGCCGACAGTGTGTTATCTGACTCCGAGGACGAGAACCCAGAGGCCCTGCAGCCCCTCCGTCCCCCGAGACCTCTAGGACACTACAGCCTGTGTGAGCAGGGCCGGCCCGACTCCCTGCTCCTcgccacccctcctccctcccctcgggagatggagaggagcgCGGTGGTCATCAACCAGCcggctcctctctcctcgccACGCCAGGCCAATGCTG